The Toxorhynchites rutilus septentrionalis strain SRP chromosome 1, ASM2978413v1, whole genome shotgun sequence genome contains the following window.
GTACTTCTAGCAGAAaactgccagcataaaaacaatgtgtatgtgtgatagatgaaaatattctaaagacgttctagtggcggtgaacattgaaaataatgtctgattATTTGAAAAGAGAGTCCGCGAAGCCCggctaaaggcgggcttgggctgtagggGGTTAATCCTTGGGAATAGcagtattttcaatgaaatgttacTTAATCCTGCACCAGTTttctcaaatcacatacaccgACACTGTGAGCCTTAAAAATATCATCATATCGACGCGAAAACAACGAAAATTTGTTAGTTTCGGtgaaggtgagagagtgaaaatgacatacaaaaatatcatttttattaatcttttccgacatcattccacaaatatccactgcacactgtcacattatactcatattcagtgggaactccaaaaaaaaaagaactccaAGATCTGATTTTAGTTGATAAAAGAACTTTCTGAAAATAGCGTTTTCACATAGATGTGGAAGGCAAGTGAAagtaaacacaaatattgacgtCACGTTGTGAAAAGTATCTATGTCAGCGCATGCTATTACGCACACTACGCTCGCAAACTCTACCATCGCCTCCATCTAATAATTCTGCTCATAGCGTATTTATCATCAGATCAGCTTCAAGTGTGTCagtttttcctaattttcaaaCAAGTAATGAAACacaatatttgaaaaactttacgacatcgaacagaGATATTTCAAAGTTAAGTTCTTTTCGACATAGCATACCTGGTATTCTATTTACTTTGCGCTGTGGGTGCTCTCGtatccaagacgggtctatggtactaggtgaggccgtttcgtcactaagttggtatatgaaaacagtacggaagaaagcagaaagggaattttttccttgaagtgtgaaagagacagactgatcacgagcgagcttgggcacaagcgtattgtgttttgtttacaaacaaaacacagtagacttccaagatggctgaagagtggttttagcaagttggcccaccttaggatatacttctacgcgccttgctcGTATCCTCATCTTTAAAATATTCTATACACCGTGTAATACTGAACATTCGTAAGGTTCTTTCTCAACACAACTGTCAAACATGAGCAGgtagattgtttttgttttggttgagACGCGTAAAGCGTATAAATAATCGCTACCAGACTCCAGTTTTCCGAAGTTTTTTTAAAAGAGGATCTGCCCTCCCCCGAAAATATGTCCGATGAATATCAGTATGCGAGCAAAAGCAAGCTCAAGCTAAAGTGCGACTCAGaaatcaagaagaaaaagaaaaaaagcaagGACAAGGAAAAGCTACGTGAAAAGGTGGCGAAAAGTGTGGAACAGAGCAGCGGGAAAGATAACGCCAACAGCCAATCCAACCAGTCACAACCGAGTGCCCCGGGCCGGGTGCTTACGAAAGCCGAAGAATCGTTCAAGAAGATGCAGGAGAAAATGGTGAGTTATAAATGTGATGATCTTTAGACCATTCAGTTATATTCATTGGgctggttttttttaattcccgcAGCAAAAGAAACGCATTATGGACAAGGCCTCGATGACCCACAAACAGCGGGTGGAACAGTTTAACCAACATCTGGACAGCCTAACGGAGCACTTCGACATCCCGAAAGTATCTTGGACAAAATAAGCCCTCATCCCACGAATGCTTCTTATCGATTCTATTCTCGATATATGATTTAGATTTAGGATTTTTGGTAacaattaatattaatattgatataattatagaattataatgaaggaaaaaaaactaatttcttTTTTTGCCAGAATTTAATACGAAAATAGCTTACCGATGTTCCAGGTAAAATGTCTTTATTCGCGTTTCTCTCCCAAAAAGGATATTTTTAAACCGCGCACATTGCTGGGTGAAGGTGAATCTTTTGGGTTTTAATTAAAGATAAACACTCTATTTTGGGTTGctcttttctttctctctccaAAAGTTATTTTGATTCAATCCCACCCCATCCCTTCTGCACCCTAATTTATATTCAGATATTTGATGAAGGCCGtctatttaaaaatgaaaacggGACCGACTTTGAATGGGCAAAACTTTGCCGTTCTGCTTGCGCTTGTTGTTACGTGGGTGGGGTGGAGACCGGAGGAGACTTTCGCCTTCGCGAGGATCATTGTTTTGGTGGTTTTTGTGATTCGGGTCTACTGCTACGATGAATGACGTATTATCCAATTGGTGCTTCTTGTTCAGTGAAGAGGCACTTTCAGCTTGCACTAAATAAAGGTGACTTTATGAGGAAGATTGCTACTCAAGGCCCTCATCTATGAGCATTGAGTAGCAATGGTGTCTTGGTTTACGGACAAACGTTTTGTCCTGTTTGAGTAGAAAAGTGTCCGTTCGCATTTCGTTGTTTATGTTTAAGCTGGGATGAGTTCTTACCAGTTCTTCCGATGAAAGACAATGGGTTGAAATTCAACATGTGTGATGAGTCAGATATATCTTCTGCAATACTTTCCATATCTTCTAGTCAATCTCGAAATATTTCGATTTGATTTGATCAGTCCTTACCAATCGGGTTTCCgtttaatgtgcgattcacatagcacgttacggagaagaacgtctacgttccgtcaacgtctccaccaattcacacatgcagtcaatgcttccaccagcaccgtcacgtcaaatgccaaacgaatgatttatttaattaatttaattttattcatggtgtcgccacctacaacaattttaaattgcaatgccctctttcaaat
Protein-coding sequences here:
- the LOC129776885 gene encoding protein FAM32A; the protein is MSDEYQYASKSKLKLKCDSEIKKKKKKSKDKEKLREKVAKSVEQSSGKDNANSQSNQSQPSAPGRVLTKAEESFKKMQEKMQKKRIMDKASMTHKQRVEQFNQHLDSLTEHFDIPKVSWTK